The nucleotide sequence CACCCGCTGTAAAGTATGTTTGCAGTTTCAACAGATCATAACCGGAACGTATAACGCGATCTAAACCAGGCTCTTCTAAACCAAGGTCCACCATAAACTCTGCACGATCCTCTGGCTCCATCTCTGCAAGCTCAGATTCGATAGCAGCACATACTGCAACGACTACGGCATTCTCTTTAGCAGCGATTTCACGAACGACATCCAAATGAGGATTGTTCTCGAATCCATCTTCAGCCACGTTAGCAATATACATAGTTGGCTTAAGTGTAAGGAAGTTTAAGTATGCAACTGCAGCTAACTCCTCCTTACTAAGATCCATTGCGCGTAACATCTTGCCGTCATCGAGGATCGGACGCATCTTTTCAAGTACGGCCACTTCAAACTTAGCATCGGCGTCACCACCTTTAGCACGCTTAGCTTGACGAAAAATAGCACGCTCACAAGAATCAAGATCCGCTAACGCCAATTCAGTGTTAATCACTTCTATATCGTCAGCAGGAGAAACCTTATTAGCAACGTGAACAATGTTGTCATCATTGAAACAACGAACCACATGACCAATAGCGTCAGTTTCGCGGATATTGGCTAGGAACTTGTTACCCAGACCTTCACCTTTAGAAGCACCGGCAACCAGACCAGCAATGTCCACAAACTCCATAGACGTAGGTAAAACACGCTCAGGGTTAACTATCTGCGCTAATGCATCCAAACGGGCATCAGGTACAGGTACTACACCAGTATTTGGCTCAATAGTACAAAACGGGAAGTTTGACGCTTCAATTCCCGCTTTAGTTAACGCATTGAATAAGGTTGATTTACCTACGTTTGGCAAGCCTACAATGCCACATTTAAAACCCATATTGTTTACCTTAAATATCAATTACAAACTAACAGTTGCACTGTTAGTTAAGTACTTATACAAATATACAAAGCCGCTATGTGCGACTTCATCAAATTCGTCCCACTTTACTCACAAAGAGCCTCTATGAGAAAAGAGGAGTGATAGCCCTTAAGCCTTATAGGAGTGCAACCGATTCATGGCCTTTGCCATATCTTCATTAATTAGCACTTCTGTTGATCTAACCGCCTCATCAATCACTTCTTCAATCGCTGTCTGCTCTGTCCCGGGCGCTTTCCCTAAGACATAGTTACTCACTTGGCTCTTATCACCAGGATGACCTATACCGATACGAAGTCGATAGAAGCCTTTATTATTTGCAAGACTAGCAATGATATCTTTCAAGCCGTTATGACCACCATGACCACCGCCAAGTTTAAACTTAGCCACACCGGGCTCCATATCCAGCTCATCATGAGCCACTAAAATCTCATCAGCTTCGATACGGAAAAAATTGGCCATTGCCCCTACAGACTTACCACTGAGGTTCATGAATGTCGAAGGTATGAGTAAACGTACATCTTTGCCATGTAAGGTCACTCTGGCTGTTAAACCAAAATATTTACTATCCGCGACTAAGGTTGCACCGCTCGCGCGAGCTAGCTCTTGTACATACCAAGCTCCGGCATTGTGCCTAGTCTGAGCATATTTCTCACCTGGATTGGCGAGTCCAACTATCAGTTTTATATTACTCATACAACCTATTATTTCGTTCAGTGCGACTCAAGGCAACGACCCTTTTTAACGTTAGCGAGAGTGCTAATCGCAAAATGTGGCGCAGATAAAAACGCGGCATTTTAACACTCAATGCCCGAGTCAACAAACTATTAGAAGATCGCTCTCGTTATAATGAAAGCTCAAAGAGGATATAGGCTAAGAAGGAAAGCTTTAAATCCGAGGGTCAAGAGAGCCTTAAGGCTTTTATTACCAACAACAAAAGCCTTTGTACTAAAATTGGGAATTACTTAAGTCCCATCGCATACTTAAGTACTTTATTTTTAATAGACGAGTCTATATTCGCGACCTTCAGAGCTGCATTACGGATAAATTTCAACGGCAAAACATCATTACTAAAACCCGCATAAAACAGATCCATTGCCGTCATCATTAACAGGTTATCCTGATAACGAGACTTCTCATAAGTGGCTAATGCCCTCTGTTCCCACCAAGACTCACCTGAACTCAATTTAGACGATACTGTCGCGATAAGCGCTTCAACATCTTTAAAACCAATATTCACCCCTTGGCCAGCCAATGGATTAATCGTATGAGCTGCATCCCCCAGAATCACCACATTATCTGAATAGTAAGATTGAGCATGACGTCTCGTAAGTTTGAAACTTCCCTTTTGCAGTACTTCAAAATCTCTATCTAATCTTGCTGGGAAATGGCGCTTGATCTGTTCGGCTAGAGCCTTATCATTCATCTGTGAAAGTTGGGCTATTCGAGCCCCATCATCATACCAAACCAAAGAAGCATGCTTACCAGGCAGAGGAAGCAAAGATCGAGGTCCGCTTGGCGTAAACTGTTGCCATGTCACATCTTGCTGCTCTTGTGCCGTTTTGATGTTTATTAACATCGCAGATTGAGCATAATCCCACCCAGTCAAACCAATTCCGGCCCATTGTCTAACCAGTGAATTAGCCCCATCAGCCCCAATAAGTAATGGAGCCACGATACTGATTCCATTGCTAAGGAAAACCTCAACAATGTTGTCTTTGCGACTAAAGCGATCAACGGTAACAGGACTAAGGAGTTCGATATTATCAAAAGCCTCAAATTGCTTCCAAAGCGCCAGTTGAATAAGACGATTCTCAACGATATGCCCCAGATGAGTTGCCCCAACTTGCTCTGCATGAAATCGAGTGATACACCCTTCAATCTCCCAGGTTTCTAATCCTAGATAAGCCGCTCTGCGCATCTGGCTTAAGCTTGTAAGTGCACCTAGACGATCCAATAAGTTTTCAGATGCTACGCTAAGCGCCGATACCCGAAGATCCAACGCTTGTTCATGATGATAAGGTTTAGGTTGAAACGCTTCGATAACAACAACATTCAGCCCTAGCTGTGCTAAACCGATAGCGGTTGCAGCCCCCACCATGCCGCCTCCGACGATGATGACATCTTTACTTATTGCCCTAACTTGTGACTCACTCACGATTGAATTCCCATACCACTATCTCTTTTATCTGGATTTAACCGCTTATAGAGCGATCAATTATGACTGGAATATTTAAATAAGTGTGTAAATGTTGCTAACCCCAGAAAAGCTCACACCCTCTTACAAACAGATCCATTTGCACACAGAAACATGTTCTACACTTTGCCCACCAAATAATATAAGTGAGCAAATAATGAAAATAATGACACCTTTGGTCCTTCTCGCAGTTAGTCTCTTACCACTCACAGCAACAGCTGAATTGATAAAAGAACAAAGCATCAATAAAACGATGGAAACCATGACTGTAACCTATAGAACACTGCTAGATTATGCCCTATATCAATATACGACGGAAATGTTAGTCAATTTTAGGTTGCAGATCCAAGCTGATATCTATCATCAAGCTCACTCAAGCATCATGAGAATGGCCAGCTCATCACCCTATATGTCAGTGATGAATAACCCTATTAAAGAGAAAATAAACGGCGCCGAATAGATAATTTTTAATAAAACAGTCCAAAAGCTGGTCAGTACCTTGCTCAAGAGGTAAAATGTTGCGCTATTTTTCCTGTGGTTCCAAGAGTGATGTAAACTGATGAGTAAGAAACTCCATATTAAAACCTGGGGCTGTCAGATGAATGAGTATGACTCATCTAAGATGGCCGATCTGCTGGACGAATATAAAGGGTACACATTAACAGAAGACCCTGCTGAGGCAGATATCCTCCTGTTAAATACCTGTTCTATCCGAGAGAAAGCTCAGGAAAAGGTGTTCCATCAACTTGGGCGCTGGAAAAAATTAAAAGACAAAAATCCCAATCTAATCATTGGAGTCGGTGGCTGTGTGGCATCACAAGAGGGCAAAATGATTAAAGAGCGTGCTCAATGCGTAGATTTAATCTTCGGCCCTCAGACCTTGCACCGTTTACCTGAGATGATCGATCAGATCAGACAAGGCGGTAAAGCCGTTATCGATATCAGTTTCCCTGAAATTGAAAAATTCGATCGTCTACCTGAACCACGTGCCGATGGCCCTAGTGCATTTGTCTCCATCATGGAAGGATGTAGCAAGTACTGCTCTTTTTGTGTCGTGCCTTATACACGTGGTGAAGAGGTCAGCCGTCCACTTGATGACGTTATTCTTGAAATTGCGCAACTCGCAGCTCAAGGTGTGCGCGAAGTGAATCTTCTGGGTCAGAATGTTAATGCTTACCGCGGTGCAACTCATGATGATGAGATCTGTAGCTTTGCCGAACTACTGCGTTATGTTGCGGCAATTGATGGTATCGACAGATTGCGTTTCACCACCAGCCATCCCATCGAATTCACTCAAGATATTATTGATGTTTATGAAGATACACCAGAATTGGTGAGTTTCCTGCATCTTCCTGTTCAATCTGGCTCAGATAGAATCTTGACTCAGATGAAACGTGGACATATGGCTATTGAATACAAATCAATTATTCGCCGTCTTCGCAAAGCTCGTCCTGGTATTCAAATAAGCTCTGACTTCATCATAGGTTTCCCTGGTGAATCTAAGCAAGATTTTGCTGATACCATGAAATTGATTGAAGATATTCAATTTGATCATAGTTTTAGCTTTATCTACAGCGCACGTCCAGGTACACCTGCTGCGGATCTACCCGATGATGTTAGCCTAGATGAAAAGAAAGAGCGTTTGGCTATCTTACAAGATAGAATTACCCAACAAGCGATGCGCTTTAGCCGTCAGATGTTAGGCACAGTTCAGCGTATCTTGGTCGAAGGCCTTTCAGTTAAAAATCCGATGGAGCTTAGAGGCCGCACAGAAACCAGTCGTGTGGTTAACTTCGAAGCCGATCCTAAGCATATTGGTAGCTTTGTCGATGTCGAAATCGTCGATATATACACTAACTCACTTCGTGGTACCTTTATTCGTGGGGAAGATGAGATGGATCTAAGGCGTTCACTACGTCCGTCTGATATTCTGGCTAAACATAAAAAAGATGATGATATTGGCGTTACTCAGTATATTCCTTAACACATCTAATCAGATAAAAAGCGGCACGATTCATGCCGCTTTTTATCTCTAATCACTCGCAGTTGAGCAACAAATAGAATTAGCAATTGTCCTGTTTCGCTCGTAAACTGTGAGTATATGTTTATGCTCATCTGGAGTTATTTTTGTCTAACAAATTAACCACGCTTAATCTATATCTTGAGCCTGCCGATACGCGACGTTTACAATCTCTATGCGGACCTTTTGATGACAACATTAAACAACTAGAGCGTCGGATCGGTGTTGAAATTTGCTACCGGGATAATCATTTTCAAATTGTGGGACAAGCTAAGAACTGTTTGAGTGTAAATAACCTGCTTAAAGCTCTCTATGTAGAGACTCAGCCTGTTAAAGGCAGTACGCCTGACATAGAGCCTGACACTGTCCACCTTGCGATTCAGGAAGCAGTAGCACTCGAAGCTGCATTACCAAGGGATGACAAGGCACTCTATATAAAGACTAAACGTGGTGTCATTAAACCGCGTAACCCAAATCAAAGTGACTATATTGCCAACATCACTACCCATGACATCACCTTTGGTGTCGGTCCTGCTGGCACAGGCAAAACCTTCCTTGCCGTAGCGGCAGCTGTCGATGCGCTGGAGCGACAAGAAGTACGACGTATATTACTGACTCGCCCAGCTGTAGAAGCGGGAGAAAAACTGGGCTTTCTACCTGGCGATCTCAGTCAAAAGGTCGATCCTTACCTGCGCCCACTGTATGACGCATTGTTTGAAATGTTAGGGTTTGAGAAAGTTGAGCGTTTGATAGAGCGTAATATCATCGAAGTCGCACCTCTGGCGTATATGCGCGGACGCACACTGAATGACGCATTTATCATTCTCGATGAGAGCCAAAACACAACGGTAGAGCAGATGAAGATGTTTCTAACCCGCATTGGCTTTAACTCGCGTGCCGTTATCACAGGTGATATTACTCAGATAGATCTGCCAAAACATCAAAAATCGGGGTTACGCCAAGCAATTGAAGTATTAAGTGAGGTCGAAGAGATCAGTTTTAACTTTTTCCAAGCAAAGGATGTGGTTCGTCACCCCATTGTTGCCAGAATAGTTGAAGCTTACGAAGACCATGAGCAACGGGCCCTACAGGCAAAAAACAAGCGTGAAAATCAATACAAGCTTCAGGAAATATCAGAAAATGAGCACTAGTCACGCAGATATTGAATTGGTTCTGGATCTACAGATAGCCTCTGACAGTAACACATTGCCGACAGCAGATAATTTTGAACTTTGGGTGCGAACTGCACTCGGAAATACCATGACCCAAGCTGAATTAACGATACGAATCGTTGATGAAGCAGAAAGCCAAAGCCTTAACAGTACCTATAGGGGAAAAGATAAGCCGACAAACGTGCTTTCATTTCCCTTCGAAGCACCACCTGAAATTGATATTCCTCTGCTGGGTGATTTAATCATCTGTGCATCGGTTGTCGAACAGGAAGCAATACAGCAAAACAAGCCCTCACAAGCACATTGGGCTCACATGGTTGTACATGGTTGTCTTCATCTGCTAGGGTATGATCATATCAACGATGCCGAGGCTGAAGAGATGGAATCACTAGAGATCCAACTCATTGAAAACCTAGGTTTTAACAATCCATACAAGGAGCTATAACTGATCAACATTTAGCAACATATGCTAAATGTTTTAGATCAAGTAAACACTATGAGTGATGACATCCCACCGAGTACCAGCGCCCAAAAGAAGAGCTGGTTAGAAAAAGTAAGCCAGCTGTTTCAGGGCGAACCTCAAACTCGCAATGATCTTGTTGATGTAATTCACGGCGCAGAGCTTCGTGAAGTTATCTCTCAAGACACACGAGAAATGATTAAAGGCGTCTTAGAAGTATCCGATCTACGAGTAAGGGATATTATGATCCCAAGAGCGCAGATTGTAGCACTTCAAATAGATGATTCGGTAGCAGAGCTTCTCACAACTGTCATAGGAACAGCGCACTCACGCTTCCCTGTGATAAATGAAGACAAAGATCACATCGAAGGTATTTTGCTTGCAAAAGACCTGCTTCAATATGGGTTTAAGAACAGTGATGAACCTTTCTCATTAAAACAAGTTATCCGTCCTGCTGTCGTTGTTCCTGAGAGCAAACGTGTTGATGTACTGCTCAAGGAGTTTCGCTCCCAAAGATACCATATGGCGATCGTCGTCGATGAGTATGGTGGCGTTTCTGGATTGGTGACGATTGAAGACATTCTCGAAGAGATCGTTGGCGAGATCGAAGATGAATTCGATCACGATACAGCTGAAGAAACTGAGATCCGTAAGATTAGTAAACTGGTCTATATGGTCAAAGCGTTAACGCCTATTGAAGACTTCAACGAGACCTTCAAAACACAGTTTAGTGACGAAGAATTCGATACGGTTGGTGGTTTAGTTTCCCATGCTTTTGGTCATTTGCCAGAACGTAATGAGAAAGTCGTCATCGGTGGCATTGAATTTACAGTCGTTAGCGCAGACACTCGCCGATTACTGCAACTCAGAGTCAAACTCCCGGATCCAGATGCCGAATAAAAAAACAGTAATACGTTTTTAATTAGGTAATTTTTTCTATGATGAGGCTGGAATGCTGAATACACTTCGGGCATTCGCCCATCATGCAAAAATGCGATTGGTACTGGCATATTTTGCCGGTGCCAGTACCGCACTTGCTTTTGCTCCTTACTCAATATGGCCAATCTACTTAGTTGCCATGGCAATAACTCTGCATCTTAGTCGTGACTTATCACCCAAAGAGAGTTTCATTTTTTGGCTTAGTTTCGGCTTTGGTTGTTTCTCTGTTGGGATCAGCTGGGTTCATGTCAGCATGGATAAGTTCGGTGGACTTCCACTTATCGCTTCTATCGGATTAATGGCGCTACTGGCTATTTACCTTGCACTTTACCCCGCATTGAGTGGTTACCTGCTACAGAAATTATCCCCAAAAAACCAGCTCATTAGAAACCTGTTGCTCTTTCCAGTGGTATGGATGTTAACCGAGTGGGCCAGAGGTTGGGTGTTGACTGGTTTTCCTTGGTTATGGGCTGGTTACTCTCAAACTGAGGGACCAATAAAAGAGATTGCTAGTGTTATCGGTGTCTTGGGACTTAGTTATCTTATTGCTATGTTTGCAGGGGCATTAGCCTTATGTTTCCAGAAACGCTGGCATAGCATGGCATTAATGTTGCCTTTATTAGCCCTCGCCACTTATATTAGCCCTATGTTTTCGAGTGTTGAACCAAATGGGGAATCAGTCAAGGTCACGCTAGTACAAGGCAATATTGCTCAAAGTATGAAATGGGAGCCTGAAGCCTTATGGCCTACCATGCTCAAATACATGGATCTATCTCGACCTGAACTGGCCGATACCGATATTTTCATCTGGCCCGAAGCCGCCATACCGGCTCCAGAATCTATGGTGTCTGATTTTCTCGACAATGCTAATAAAGTTGCCAACTTAAACAACAGCGCCATTATTACCGGTATTATCAGTAACCAACAAGAGAACTTCTATAACTCACTTATCGTGCTTGGAAACCATAATCAGTCTAAGCAAAACCAAGCTGATTATAAAATCGGTGGAACCAATGAATTTAGGAAACACCACCTGTTACCTATAGGTGAGTTTGTTCCCTTTGAAGCCTTGCTTAGGCCTATCGCCCCACTTTTTAATCTGCCTATGTCCTCTTTTGTCCGTGGTGAATACCAACAAGCAAACCTAAATGCAGTAGGCTATCAGATAGCACCAGCCATCTGCTATGAGATCGCATTTCCGGAGCAGTTAAGAGCTAACGTCAATGAAGATACGGAACTATTACTGACCGTATCTAATGATGCATGGTTCGGCAGTTCAAACGGCCCATTGCAGCATATGGAGATAGCGCAAATGCGCTCGATAGAATTAGGCCGTCCTTTAGTCAGAGCTACCAACAACGGCGTAACGGCCGTGGTAGATGAAAAGGGCAATATTACCCATAGACTGCCTCAATTCGAGGCTGGTATTCTTGTCGCTGATATACCACTAATGAAAGGGGTAACAGGTTTTTCTAAGTGGGGAGAGTGGCCGATACTTATCTGGTCATCAATATTGTTTGTGCTATTCCTGTTTAGGTTTGTAAAACACCGATCATGACTACTTTTTCAAATAAAATACCCGCTGAGGCGGGTATTTTTACTCAAACCACTTCAATATGCACCATTCAGCATGTCGAAGTAGCTTGTAGGCAAATGAAATTTTAGCTCTCCAAAAAAATGTAACGATATTGCTATGGTGCCAGCGCCTCTCGGGTAAACTCACTCTTATCACACTCAGGACAATCAGAGATCACACCGGGAAATTCAATCTTCATCTCATGACCACAGTGCACGCACACCATGTTCCCTTGACCGACAATTTCACCACTTTGATAATGACCTTGGTGTTTAAAATCTTGCAATATTTCATGCCATTCAATCTGACTACGGTCAGTAATACCACTCAACCAATGCCAAACCGTGTTCTCAACAGTGATCATGGTAGGACTGTGGCTCAAGTCGGTATCATTTTTTTCTTGAAGATAGTTAGCAATATCACGTTTTAAAAATTGTTCAACTAAAGCTAACTCATCTTCTTTAGCCTGTTTCTTAAGAGATAGAAACGCTTTCCCATTGGTAACAACAGAAAACAACTCCTTTACAGTCATGGAGTTATCGTTAAGGTAGTCGATTTTCACTTTCGCTAATAGTGCTTCATAAAGCGATAGTAACTCCGCACTTCTTGCACTCATATTCAATACTCCTTCATCCGAACCTTTTTAATGACTCACTTCTAGTTTATTCTATGCGGAACTAACTCGCGCGGAAAGTGCGCAAGATCAAATAATGGGCGACATGTCCGGGAAATATTGATGCAAGAGCTATATCAACCTTCAGAAATTGAAGCCAAGGTGCAGCAGCACTGGCAAGACACGAAAACCTTTGAAGTCACCGAAGATGAGAATAAAGAGAAGTTTTACTGTCTCTCTATGTTCCCATACCCATCGGGCCGTCTGCACATGGGTCATGTCCGTAACTACACCATAGGTGACGTTGTCGCCCGTTACCAGCGTTTGCAAGGGAAAAATGTTCTGCAACCGATTGGTTGGGATTCATTCGGCCTGCCAGCTGAGAATGCAGCGATTAAAAATAGCACTGCACCAGCGCCTTGGACTTACGAAAATATTGATTACATGAAAAACCAGCTAAAAGCGCTAGGTTTTGGCTATGACTGGAGCCGTGAAATCGCCACTTGCACACCAGAATATTATCGCTGGGAACAATGGTTCTTCACTACGCTTTTTGAGAAGGGCTTAGTCTATAAGAAGACAGCTTCTGTGAACTGGTGTCCTAATGATGAAACCGTACTCGCCAACGAACAGGTACAAGACGGATGTTGCTGGCGTTGTGATACCCCTGTGGTACAAAAAGAGATCCCACAGTGGTTCATTAAAATTACCGCTTACGCTGAAGAACTGTTAAACGACATCGACAAGCTCGATGAGTGGCCTGAGCAAGTTAAGACCATGCAGCGTAACTGGATTGGCCGCAGCGAAGGCATCGAGATGACGTTCCAAGTTGTCGATAGCGATGAGTCTTTCGACATCTACACTACACGTCCTGACACAGTGATGGGGGTTACCTATGTAGCCGTTGCTGCTGGGCATCCTTTGGCAGAAAAAGCCGCTGCGAATAATCCAAAGCTGGCTGCATTTATCGAAGAGTGCAAGAACGCCGATACCACTGAAGCTGCGATGGCTGCAATGGAAAAGAAAGGTGTTGCAACCGGTCTGTATGCCATTCATCCATTAAGTGGTAAGCAAGTCCCTATCTGGGCTGCTAACTTCGTATTGATGAACTACGGTACAGGCGCTGTGATGTCAGTTCCTGCTCATGATCAGCGTGATTATGAATTTGCAGTTAAATATGACTTAGCCATCGAAGGTGTTATCAAGCCATCTGATAGAGAGTTGGACATCAGTGCAGAAGCCTATACTGAAAAAGGTGTCGTATTTAACTCTGGTGACGCTTTCCCTGAATTAGACGGACAAGACTTTCAAGCGGCATTCGACGCTATCGATGCTAGACTAACGGCTGAAGGTAAAGGTAAACGTCAGGTTAACTTCCGTCTACGTGACTGGGGTGTATCTCGTCAGCGTTACTGGGGAGCACCAATCCCTATGGTCACACTTGCTGATGGCACTGTCGTTCCAACACCTAAAGATCAACTGCCAGTCATTCTTCCTGAAGATGTTGTCATGGATGGGATCCAAAGCCCAATCAAAGCAGACAAAGAGTGGGCTAAGACTCAGGTTAATGGCCAGGAAGCGTTTAGAGAAACAGATACCTTTGATACCTTTATGGAATCATCATGGTACTACGCGCGTTACTGTAGCCCACATGCCGATGAGATGTTAGATCCAGCTAAAGCAAACTACTGGTTGCCAGTGGATCAGTATATCGGCGGTATTGAGCATGCGTGTATGCATTTACTTTACTTCCGCTTCTTCCACAAATTGCTACGTGATGCAGGGTTGGTGAACTCAGATGAGCCAGCAAAACGTCTACTGACTCAAGGTATGGTGTTAGCTGATGCTTACTACTATAACAATGAGAAAGGCGCACGGGTTTGGGTCTCTCCATCAGATGTAACCGTACAGGAAACGGACGATAAAGGTCGTACCGTCAAAGCGGTTGATAGCCAAGGACATGAACTTGTCTATACCGGCATGAGCAAGATGTCTAAGTCTAAAAACAACGGCATTGACCCTCAAGAGATGGTCGATAAATATGGCGCTGATACAGTTCGCTTGTTTATGATGTTTGCAGCCCCGCCAGAACTAACACTTGAGTGGCAAGAGTCGAGCGTAGAAGGCGCACATCGCTTCATTAAACGTTTGTGGAAAGTCGCTCATGACCACGTAGCTAAAGGTGTGACTGTAGCGCTGGACGTTAAGTCACTTGATGCCAAGCAAAAAGAACTACGTCGTGAACTACACAAGACTATCGTTAAGGTCGGTGACGATATTGAACGTCGTCAGATGTTTAACACCGCTATCGCATCTGTCATGGAGCTGATGAATCGTCTTCAAAAAGCACCAACTGAAACAGAGCAAGATAGAGCCTTGATGCAGGAAGCTCTGTCTGCTGTTGTACGTCTACTTTACCCTATCATTCCACACACTAGCTTTACTTTGTGGAACAACCTTGGTAATCCAGAGAATATCGAAGACGTACGTTGGCCCGAAGCCGATCAATCGGCACTTATTGAAGATAGCAAACTGATCATCGTTCAAGTAAACGGTAAGCTTCGCGCTAAAATCACAGTGCCTGCGGACGCAACGCAAGAAGCTGTCGAGGAACAAGGTTTTGCAGAGGAAGGTGTCATTAAACACACCGAAGGTAAAACCGTTCGCAAAGTGATCTACGTACCGGGAAAATTGCTCAATATCGTAGCTAACTAAACTAGCACTACATGACTGGCATTGGGTTTTACCCAGTGTCAGTCAGCTAGAACTAAATGACATCAGCCAAAGGAATACATGTCTCGATTATGCTTATAAAACGCCTATGTTTCGCAACAATAACCATAACAATGGCATTGAGTATTTTGTTCAGTGCTGGTTGCGGCTTTAAACTGCAAGGGAATTATTCAATTCCTGAGCAATTAAGAACCCTACATCTGAGCAGTCAAGATCAATACAGTGAACTCACACGTCTAGTGCGTGAGCGTTTGCGCCTGCAAGGTATTAAATTAACCAAAGATGTCGAAGACATACCTCAGCTACAGATATTACATGACTCACTGGATAGAACGACGCTCTCTCTCTACCCTACGGGCAATGTAGCCGAATATGAGTTGACCTACCAAGTCACCTTTGCCGTCACACTTCCTGATCAAGACTCTCAACAATTCGATGTTGATATTCATCGTGACTATCTGGACGATCCTCGAACCGCTCTAGCAAAGAGTCGTGAAATGGAGATGTTGTTAAAAGAGATGCGTATTCAAGCAGCAGATCAGATGATCCAGACGCTTGCCACTATTGAAGTCAAGTGATACTCAGGTATCGCGCCCCTCAATTAGGCACTACACCTCATAACTTTGTTAAGGTAATTTGATGCGGGTTTACCCAGATCAACTTTCACGTCATCTCAAACCTCTTCAGCAATGCTATCTTGTTTTTGGCGATGATCCTTGGCTGTGCGAAACTAGCCGAAGTCAAATCTACGCTCAAGCTAAGAAAGAGGGATTTGAGGAGAAGATACAACTAACCCAAGAAACAGGTTTTAACTGGGGTGACTTAGTTGATCAATGGCAAGCCATGAGCCTATTCTCAAGTCGGCGCATTATAGAGCTAATCTTACCCCAGGCAAAGCCTGGCAGTGAAGGCGGGGCTATGTTTCAAAGCTTGATGCAGATGCCAAACCCTGATGTTCTTCTCATCATCAC is from Shewanella sp. MTB7 and encodes:
- a CDS encoding PhoH family protein; protein product: MSNKLTTLNLYLEPADTRRLQSLCGPFDDNIKQLERRIGVEICYRDNHFQIVGQAKNCLSVNNLLKALYVETQPVKGSTPDIEPDTVHLAIQEAVALEAALPRDDKALYIKTKRGVIKPRNPNQSDYIANITTHDITFGVGPAGTGKTFLAVAAAVDALERQEVRRILLTRPAVEAGEKLGFLPGDLSQKVDPYLRPLYDALFEMLGFEKVERLIERNIIEVAPLAYMRGRTLNDAFIILDESQNTTVEQMKMFLTRIGFNSRAVITGDITQIDLPKHQKSGLRQAIEVLSEVEEISFNFFQAKDVVRHPIVARIVEAYEDHEQRALQAKNKRENQYKLQEISENEH
- the ychF gene encoding redox-regulated ATPase YchF; protein product: MGFKCGIVGLPNVGKSTLFNALTKAGIEASNFPFCTIEPNTGVVPVPDARLDALAQIVNPERVLPTSMEFVDIAGLVAGASKGEGLGNKFLANIRETDAIGHVVRCFNDDNIVHVANKVSPADDIEVINTELALADLDSCERAIFRQAKRAKGGDADAKFEVAVLEKMRPILDDGKMLRAMDLSKEELAAVAYLNFLTLKPTMYIANVAEDGFENNPHLDVVREIAAKENAVVVAVCAAIESELAEMEPEDRAEFMVDLGLEEPGLDRVIRSGYDLLKLQTYFTAGVKEVRAWTVPIGATGPQAAGVIHTDFERGFIRAQVMAYDDFITYKGEAGAKEAGKLKVEGKTYIVKDGDVMHFLFNV
- the pth gene encoding aminoacyl-tRNA hydrolase, whose protein sequence is MSNIKLIVGLANPGEKYAQTRHNAGAWYVQELARASGATLVADSKYFGLTARVTLHGKDVRLLIPSTFMNLSGKSVGAMANFFRIEADEILVAHDELDMEPGVAKFKLGGGHGGHNGLKDIIASLANNKGFYRLRIGIGHPGDKSQVSNYVLGKAPGTEQTAIEEVIDEAVRSTEVLINEDMAKAMNRLHSYKA
- the miaB gene encoding tRNA (N6-isopentenyl adenosine(37)-C2)-methylthiotransferase MiaB, which gives rise to MSKKLHIKTWGCQMNEYDSSKMADLLDEYKGYTLTEDPAEADILLLNTCSIREKAQEKVFHQLGRWKKLKDKNPNLIIGVGGCVASQEGKMIKERAQCVDLIFGPQTLHRLPEMIDQIRQGGKAVIDISFPEIEKFDRLPEPRADGPSAFVSIMEGCSKYCSFCVVPYTRGEEVSRPLDDVILEIAQLAAQGVREVNLLGQNVNAYRGATHDDEICSFAELLRYVAAIDGIDRLRFTTSHPIEFTQDIIDVYEDTPELVSFLHLPVQSGSDRILTQMKRGHMAIEYKSIIRRLRKARPGIQISSDFIIGFPGESKQDFADTMKLIEDIQFDHSFSFIYSARPGTPAADLPDDVSLDEKKERLAILQDRITQQAMRFSRQMLGTVQRILVEGLSVKNPMELRGRTETSRVVNFEADPKHIGSFVDVEIVDIYTNSLRGTFIRGEDEMDLRRSLRPSDILAKHKKDDDIGVTQYIP
- a CDS encoding FAD-dependent monooxygenase, giving the protein MVGAATAIGLAQLGLNVVVIEAFQPKPYHHEQALDLRVSALSVASENLLDRLGALTSLSQMRRAAYLGLETWEIEGCITRFHAEQVGATHLGHIVENRLIQLALWKQFEAFDNIELLSPVTVDRFSRKDNIVEVFLSNGISIVAPLLIGADGANSLVRQWAGIGLTGWDYAQSAMLINIKTAQEQQDVTWQQFTPSGPRSLLPLPGKHASLVWYDDGARIAQLSQMNDKALAEQIKRHFPARLDRDFEVLQKGSFKLTRRHAQSYYSDNVVILGDAAHTINPLAGQGVNIGFKDVEALIATVSSKLSSGESWWEQRALATYEKSRYQDNLLMMTAMDLFYAGFSNDVLPLKFIRNAALKVANIDSSIKNKVLKYAMGLK
- the ybeY gene encoding rRNA maturation RNase YbeY produces the protein MSTSHADIELVLDLQIASDSNTLPTADNFELWVRTALGNTMTQAELTIRIVDEAESQSLNSTYRGKDKPTNVLSFPFEAPPEIDIPLLGDLIICASVVEQEAIQQNKPSQAHWAHMVVHGCLHLLGYDHINDAEAEEMESLEIQLIENLGFNNPYKEL